CGGTGTCATCCGGACGGAACAGGCCGTTGCGCCGCTGATCCGCCAGCTCGGCGTGTTGAGCCTCCTGGCCGAACGCAACTATCCACTTTCGGGACCGTCGCTGCTTCAGGCGGGCACGGATAGTCTCCCCCCGCGCGGGCTGTTGTCGTCGGCCAACATGAAAGTGCTCGCAGCTGGCGCCGAAAACGATCCGGTGTTGCGCAGCCGGCTGCTTGATGCCGCGCGCACCGACGCCCTGCAAGCCACCGCCACGCGCCCCATCTGGGGGGAAGCATGGACAATGGTGGCCTTCAGCACGGCCCAGCGCCGGGGCGAGCGCGATGCCGAAACGCGCAAGGCGTTCGAACGCAGCTATGCCGATGCCCCATACCAGCGCAATGCTGGCGCCTGGCGCGTCGCCTATGCCTTCCGCAACTGGTCCGACCTGTCGCCGGAAACGCGATCGCGCAGCGTCGCGGAAGCGGTCTGGCTCGCTCGCATAGACAAATCCCTGCGCGATCGCGTGTTCGCGATGGCACGGCAATCCGACGCTTTCGTTCCGCTTCTTACGGAATGGCGCCGGTCACGGCTTGGAGACGCCGACTACCGGAACCGGGCGGGCAGTGCCCCATAACACGCCGGCCAGGAACATGGCGAAACAGGTGGTCGCCGGCACGTCCAGGCAGATATCGATCATGCCGTTGGCGAACAGAAAGACGAGAGCCAGCGCAATGCCCCATGCTTCCAGCGACCGTCGCCCGCCCGAAAAGTGGCGGACTACAGGCACGGCCACCATCGCCGCCGCCGCCAGCAGAAACAGCAGATAGGGCAGACCGCCTTTCAGCAGCAGTTGCAGCAGGATGTTGTGGGGCGAATTGACCGTCCACGCCGCTTCGGCCACCAGCGGATCGGGCAACAGCATGCTGTTGAGCGTGGGAAAGCCGCCCGGCCCATAGCCGAACCATGGAGAGCGCCACGCCGCTGCGAGATAACGCGACCACATTTCGGTCCGCACAGCGGCGCCAACGTCCAGTTCGCCAAGGCGGCGCACGACGACATCGGCCATCCCGGCCAGGCTGATCACTCCGACAAGACCCGTTATCAACGCGATCCGGAGAAGCCCCCCCCGCGTTCCGCCGCGCGCCAGCGCGCGTGCGCCAAGAACCGCCAGCAGCAGCCCCGCAACGAACAGCGGAAACCGCGATCCGGCGTAGAGCATCACCGCAAGGCACAGTATGACCAGCCCCAACTGCGCGGCTATGCCGGGATTGCGCACCAGAGCGCGCCAGGGTTGCCGCTGGTGCCGCAAGCGCGCGGCGACCCGCGCTGCCGTCAGCAACAAGGCGATGCCGGCCAGAACCGCCTGGATATTGGCGTTGCTCGCCAGACCGGTCAGCCGCCCATTGCGAAACATGGGAACGTCGAACGGCCCGGCCAGCACGCCCGTCCCCATGAGCAAAGACAGACCGAGCTGGAGCGCCACGATTATCAGCCAGATATCAATCAGGCGCACCACCGGAACGTGTCGATACCCGATCAGCGCGCCTGCCAGCAGCGCCATGACGGCAGCATGGAAACCGACGATGTTGCCCGTCGCCATGTCTGGTGCCAGCCAGGCCCCAGGGGCGAGCAGCGGCGCCAGCGCGATCCACGCCATCGCCAGCAGCACCGGGCCGATCACCGGCAGGAACGCTCGCCAGAAGGTCAAAGGCACAGGGCGGAACAGCAACAGCAGCAGGTAGAGGCCCATGACCAGGCAGGCCATTGCCCTACCCTCCATGCTGTCGAACGAGGCGAAGAAGAACCCGCACGACAGGGCCAACGCCCCGGCAACAATCTCGATCAGCCCCCGAATTTTCGCGAACGGGCCTTCGGGAACAGCGCCCAGCCTGTCGGCAGACAGTACCGGCCTGTGCGTCCTACCTGGAGATCCCATTCCCAGAGGCATTTCAGCGCGCCTGCTCCACCGCACTGCACTCTTCCTCGCCGGCGGCCGAAATCGTACCCGGCCGGCACGGCGCCGGCTCGCCATAGATCCAGCCGGAACCGGTGAAACCGACATAGACCCTGCCGAACACGTTCTTGTCGCCTTCGATTACCGTCACCTGATCCAGACGATCGAGCGGGAAACCGGTCAGCCGCTGCCAGGTTCGCGCGTTATCGACAGACCGCCAGATGCCAAAGCGACCGCCGACCCGCCCGGAAACGAAGATTGTGGGCATGTCCGAGCCGCGCGGCGCCTTGCCGAAAGCGACATCGTCCACGCCATCCACGTCCTCCAGAACGGTCCATGTCTTGCCACCGTCGACAGATCGCCGCAGTCGCGAATCACGGGATTTCGGTTGCCCGTTGGTCAGGAACAGCCAGCCGGCCTTCCCCGGCACGGCCCGCAACTTGGCCGCGCGCGAACTGTCTGGCACGACCTGCCCCGCGAAAACACGGCTCCAGCGCTGCCCCTTGTCGCGCGTGACCCACACCCCCGCGAGCGAGATGTTGTCGCCATCGCCGCTGTGTAAAAGATAGAACGTTCCGGGCGCAGCCCGGTCCGCCGCCAGCGTCTTCCGTTGCGGCCAATAGTCCTTGAACGATCCGGTATGCGGGAGCATCTCGCCCGGCAACACCACGCGCGACCATGTCCGGCCACGGTCAAGCGTATAGAAGGGCGAGCGGTTGAATGCCGGTTCCCACACGATGTTGTCGGGATCGTCCGACGAAACCGCGATCGTGCCGAATGACATGCGCCAGGGGTCGGCCGGATCGGTGCCCGGCGGCGTGGGCAAACTGGCGAAGCGCGTCCACGTCCGCCCCCCGTCCTCGCTATAGCCGGCCAGTACCGACTGCCCGTCTTCGGAACAGCAACCCATGCGGGTATCCGAAGCATTGGTGACCAGAAAGCCCGGGCGCGCGGGAGTCCAGTCCACCTGCTGCGCGGCGATCAGCATCCGCTGGCGCGGCCCGAATCCGGTCGAAAAGGCATCGAGATCCGGTTTGACGTGAATGCCGAAATCCCATGCGGCAAAAACCGGAGGGAAGCCGGGCGCACTGACCGCATCGTTGGTCACCAGTTCCTCGATCCCACGGGTACGGCTTTCCCAGACGACCGGTGCGCAGGCAGACGCAGGTTGCGCGGTGAAAACGCCTGTTCCCGCCGCCGTCCACAGCCGGCCGGACCGGTTGGGATCGAACATGATCTGGCCCGTGGCGAAATAGGCGTGGTCGGCGATGGCCAGCCACGGTGGATCGCGGTCCCCGACCTTGGCGCTGCGCGAGGCCATGTTCCATGTGGCTCCATCAACCGAGCACCACAGCCGCCCTCCCTGATCGCCGACCATCACGGTTCCGTGCGCCGGGTCGACGGCGACGGCAGCGAAGACGCGCCCGTCGGCTATACGGGCGGTCAACTCTTCCCATCGGCCGCCCGACAACCGCATCACGCGCTTTTCCTCGCCATCCGCGGCATAGAACGAGCCGTCGGCCGCAAATGCGCCGCGACGGACAAAGCGCGGCCCGCCGACGGACGCCATTCCGCCCCCATCGGCATTGCCGGCATAGACACCGTTCCCCGCGGATGCGGCCCACAATCGTGTGGTCCCCCCATCCTTTCGGAACCACACCAGAATACCCGGTGCCTGCACGCCGGGCTTGCCCGGCCGCATATCGCGCGCAGGCGGAACGGCGGCGACGCGTTCCCAGTGGCCGCCTCCATCGCCGCTGCGCCAAAGCCCGCGATCAGGGGAACCGAACGCTACAACATCCGGATTTTCGGGCGAAACCGCCATGAAAGCGCCATAGAGGCGAAATTCGCTATTGGCGTCCAGCGCGAATGCCTCGTCCTTGCCAGGCCCACCAAGCACGCGCCGCCAATGGCCGCCGCCATCGTCGGAACGGAAAACACCGTTCATGAAGGCCATATACAGCCGATTCGGATCGCCCGGCGCCACGACGATCTCGTAAACCCCGGCAGCCGCCCCGGCCTGCACAACATTCTCCTGAGGCATCGACCGGGCCGAGACCAGTTGCACCCACCGGTCCGCCGCCGCGTCCCAGCGATAGGCTCCGTACACGTCGGTTCGCGCCACCCACGTCTTGCCCGCGTCATCGGCGGACAACCCGGTGATGAACCCCCCGCCACCGATGGCCACGGGCCGCCAGGCCATCGCCTCGTTCGGGCGTGGGGCGCCCAGTGTCGATTTCGGCGGATTCCAGACGCGCTCGCCGCTGTCCTCGAACAGATGCGGCATCATGCCCCACAGCAGGGCAAGGCTGCCCAGCCCGAGAGAGATCACCAGCAGCACGGCCCTGAAAACGCGGCCGCGCGCCATCGACCCCGCAGGCGAACGCCTGCGCCGGCCGGTGCGGCCAGCCTCGATCCCGATCTGATGCACGCTGGCCGGAGCTATGGTCACTTCATGTCACCGCGATCGCCAGGCGCGCGACCGGCATCTGCGCGCTCAGAATTCATACCGGCACCAGCATGGTCCGCACCTGTTTTCCGCTTGGAGTGAAAGTCGCTTCCTCCAAGCTATTTCAAGCGTTTAATCGTGCGTCTTGGTCAGGATATGGTAGATAGCCGCCGGATTGCTGGCAAGATACCGCAATCCCAGCCGGCGCGGTTCCTGCCACGCGCGAAACATCCATTCGATGCCCAGATTCTGCATCCATGCCGGTGCGCGAGGCGCAAAATCGGAATAGAAATCGAACAGGCCGCCGCAGGTGCGTATCCAGCCGAGGCCGGCCAGCTTGTGCCGGTTGCGGATGGCGAAATCTTCCTGCTTGGGGCTGCCGAGACCAAGCCAGAGCACGTCGGCCCCGGAAGCGACGATCTGCGCGCAGATATCGTCTTCTTCCTCGCGGGTGAAATAGCCGTTCCGCGTACCGACCACCTCCAGTCCGGGATAGGCCTTGGTCAGATTATACGCGGACTTTGCGGCGCGGTCATCGCGCGCGCCCAGGAAAAAGAAGCGCACACCGGTTTCCGCCGCGATCGCCGATGCATCGCGCACGAAATCCGTCGTCGCAACGCGTTCCCGCACGGGGTTTTTGCACAACAGCCGGGTCGCCAGCACCAGCGGCATCCCGTCGACATCGACGATATCGGCCTGGTCGATCAGCCGGCGAAAATCCGGATCGTGATGATAGTTGGTAATGACCAGTCCATTGGTCGCAACGACCACCCGCGGCATTTCAAGTTGCCCGGCACGAGCCCGCGAAACGTCGTTGACCATAACCTCGGCCAATTCAGCACGCGTCAGCCGCGAACTACGAATTCCGCCGATGTACACCACATCGGCTTCATCGGAAGCAGGCGTTCCGGCAGTGGTATCAGAAATCAGCCGCACCATAGCTCCCGATTACTTACGGCTTCACTAGCCTACATGAAGAACCAATACCAGTAGTGCAGTGCAGCATAGTGCCATGCTTAATGGTCCCAAAAGAAGAAAACTAGCGAAATTTTGCGCTCAGGTCGCTTGATGGCCCCAAGAAGAACAATGGCATAACCGAGTTTCGAAAACGTTATGCGTGGTCTTCCCGTTCATCGCGCCTGAACCGCGATCGCGCTCGCCCATCCTCCGTCGCGCGCGGCCATCACCGATCCGCGCGCACTGAGGTGGGCGTGATCGGCATACAGAATGACGCCGTCGCGATAGGATTGGCAACGCCCGCCCGGACAAAACCAGCGATCCATGCGCACGACCCCAATATCATGTCCGCGTTCGGCGGCCTCGAGGAAATGAAGGACGGCCCGCTTTTCCGAGCGATATTCTGCTTCCGCGAAACTGCATTCCGCATTCGCGCCCAGGGTCCACCGCCCTTCTGTCCGGCGCAGCGCGCACCGGCCGTAGTCAGTGGCCGTCGAAGGAGGCGGTGCCAGGAACACCACCTTTCGCCCCATCCCCCGAATCGCCGCCACGGTCTCATCAAGCGCGTGCAGCAAGGCTTCTTCGCTGCGTGGCAAAACAACAGGCGCGCCGTTTCCGCGATCGACCAGCAGCGCGAAGCCGGGTTCGGCATCGGGCAGATACTGGCCGATGGAACTCGACAGGATCACGGTACTAAGCTCCGGATGCCGGGCCAGCATCGCCACGACGGAGCGGTTGAAACGGAGGCACGCTTCGCCCTGCCTGCGGGGATAGAGTTTCTCGTTGACCGCGGCAACGCCAACAAACGGTCCGCAGAATGTCTTGGTCGCCTGCACGATGCCTCCAGGTGTGACCGCCGCTACGCCCGGCGCAACGTGCATCCCGAACGAATCCCCCCATACCAGCGTCTCGGGGGCAGGTCCGGAACGGCAGGCGCGATCCTCCAGCGTGGAGCCATTGCCATTGCAGGCAGCGGAAAGGCCGAAATTGGGTGCACGGTCCCCCACCGCAGCGCCCGAACGCAGGGTCGCTGCATAGACCAGCCCCACGGTCACCAGCGGGATCGCGAGCAAGACCGCCAAGCTGGTCGCGCCCATCCGGAACGAACGCAGACGCCGCTCAACCCAGCGATACTGCGCCTCGGCCCAGACAAGACAGGGAATGATCAGCAGCAGGTTCACCCACAA
The Novosphingobium sp. EMRT-2 genome window above contains:
- a CDS encoding O-antigen ligase, whose protein sequence is MGSPGRTHRPVLSADRLGAVPEGPFAKIRGLIEIVAGALALSCGFFFASFDSMEGRAMACLVMGLYLLLLLFRPVPLTFWRAFLPVIGPVLLAMAWIALAPLLAPGAWLAPDMATGNIVGFHAAVMALLAGALIGYRHVPVVRLIDIWLIIVALQLGLSLLMGTGVLAGPFDVPMFRNGRLTGLASNANIQAVLAGIALLLTAARVAARLRHQRQPWRALVRNPGIAAQLGLVILCLAVMLYAGSRFPLFVAGLLLAVLGARALARGGTRGGLLRIALITGLVGVISLAGMADVVVRRLGELDVGAAVRTEMWSRYLAAAWRSPWFGYGPGGFPTLNSMLLPDPLVAEAAWTVNSPHNILLQLLLKGGLPYLLFLLAAAAMVAVPVVRHFSGGRRSLEAWGIALALVFLFANGMIDICLDVPATTCFAMFLAGVLWGTARPVPVVGVSKP
- a CDS encoding sialidase family protein, whose amino-acid sequence is MTIAPASVHQIGIEAGRTGRRRRSPAGSMARGRVFRAVLLVISLGLGSLALLWGMMPHLFEDSGERVWNPPKSTLGAPRPNEAMAWRPVAIGGGGFITGLSADDAGKTWVARTDVYGAYRWDAAADRWVQLVSARSMPQENVVQAGAAAGVYEIVVAPGDPNRLYMAFMNGVFRSDDGGGHWRRVLGGPGKDEAFALDANSEFRLYGAFMAVSPENPDVVAFGSPDRGLWRSGDGGGHWERVAAVPPARDMRPGKPGVQAPGILVWFRKDGGTTRLWAASAGNGVYAGNADGGGMASVGGPRFVRRGAFAADGSFYAADGEEKRVMRLSGGRWEELTARIADGRVFAAVAVDPAHGTVMVGDQGGRLWCSVDGATWNMASRSAKVGDRDPPWLAIADHAYFATGQIMFDPNRSGRLWTAAGTGVFTAQPASACAPVVWESRTRGIEELVTNDAVSAPGFPPVFAAWDFGIHVKPDLDAFSTGFGPRQRMLIAAQQVDWTPARPGFLVTNASDTRMGCCSEDGQSVLAGYSEDGGRTWTRFASLPTPPGTDPADPWRMSFGTIAVSSDDPDNIVWEPAFNRSPFYTLDRGRTWSRVVLPGEMLPHTGSFKDYWPQRKTLAADRAAPGTFYLLHSGDGDNISLAGVWVTRDKGQRWSRVFAGQVVPDSSRAAKLRAVPGKAGWLFLTNGQPKSRDSRLRRSVDGGKTWTVLEDVDGVDDVAFGKAPRGSDMPTIFVSGRVGGRFGIWRSVDNARTWQRLTGFPLDRLDQVTVIEGDKNVFGRVYVGFTGSGWIYGEPAPCRPGTISAAGEEECSAVEQAR
- a CDS encoding WecB/TagA/CpsF family glycosyltransferase, whose amino-acid sequence is MVRLISDTTAGTPASDEADVVYIGGIRSSRLTRAELAEVMVNDVSRARAGQLEMPRVVVATNGLVITNYHHDPDFRRLIDQADIVDVDGMPLVLATRLLCKNPVRERVATTDFVRDASAIAAETGVRFFFLGARDDRAAKSAYNLTKAYPGLEVVGTRNGYFTREEEDDICAQIVASGADVLWLGLGSPKQEDFAIRNRHKLAGLGWIRTCGGLFDFYSDFAPRAPAWMQNLGIEWMFRAWQEPRRLGLRYLASNPAAIYHILTKTHD
- a CDS encoding acyltransferase family protein, with product MTATAHAVGGRLRLDIQALRGLAILLVLAHHARVPFVPGGFLGVDIFFVVSGFLMARIIDDGLGNGSFTFAGFYARRARRLLPAAYATLVVTAAFAVFLLDSKELKDFAAQLAGAFAFVVNVVLWRQADYFSSGAELKPLLHMWSLAVEEQYYLGLPLLLAFAPRRFRLSLVTMATVASFAGCLWLRSFAPSAAFYMVPSRAWELGVGSVLALALARGRVKPGRWPAARMFAVAILLIVPLVADDANHPGWAALVCCLATALLLVPGGEPGKRLSAMLAPICATGDRSYSLYLVHWPVFAFAGNVMIAPVPLWVNLLLIIPCLVWAEAQYRWVERRLRSFRMGATSLAVLLAIPLVTVGLVYAATLRSGAAVGDRAPNFGLSAACNGNGSTLEDRACRSGPAPETLVWGDSFGMHVAPGVAAVTPGGIVQATKTFCGPFVGVAAVNEKLYPRRQGEACLRFNRSVVAMLARHPELSTVILSSSIGQYLPDAEPGFALLVDRGNGAPVVLPRSEEALLHALDETVAAIRGMGRKVVFLAPPPSTATDYGRCALRRTEGRWTLGANAECSFAEAEYRSEKRAVLHFLEAAERGHDIGVVRMDRWFCPGGRCQSYRDGVILYADHAHLSARGSVMAARDGGWASAIAVQAR